The Bacillota bacterium region CCACATATAACTTCATCGTGAACCAACGCGGTCCCACATCCTGCCCCTCTCTCCTGCCCCGCCGCCACACCGCTGGGACTTCGACATGGACCCCTGGTCTCCCTCCGTACCGCGGCTCAACACAAACACTCCCCGGCCACTGCCCTCCGCCGTGGGCGTAAAGTTTGCCGGCGCAAGCGGGGGGAGGGGCGGTCCCAGGTTTGCAGCCGGACGGAGGCCGGCGGGACGGGGGCCGGGCGGTACGGTTCTTGCAGGCGGCTTACCGGGGGCAGAGGGTGTCGAGAAGGCGTTGGGCCACTTCTTCTACGGCTGCCTGAACCGCCGGCGTACACGCCTCGCGCAGGGTTATCTCCTGCACCCCGATTGCCCACACCTCGACGCGAGTGGGAAGGGGCAGGCCCAGGAGGGCGGCCGCGCGCATGGCAGCGGGCAGACCCACCTGGTGAAGGGAAGCGGGGGCGGGGGCCCCATCCATATCGGCAAGCGACAGCACCGTGATCGCGCCCGCGGCTGCCGCAGGCCAGGCATCGATGACGACGGCCCTTTCGTAACCGAGGAGCAGT contains the following coding sequences:
- a CDS encoding hydrogenase maturation protease codes for the protein MGNTILGDDGAGIYAVRRLEALLRARGAVPAPGPAAPGTGGGSGRAGGRAGEEVTALALPDGRQIHLAEACTGGLGLVELLLGYERAVVIDAWPAAAAGAITVLSLADMDGAPAPASLHQVGLPAAMRAAALLGLPLPTRVEVWAIGVQEITLREACTPAVQAAVEEVAQRLLDTLCPR